In Candidatus Sedimenticola sp. (ex Thyasira tokunagai), the following proteins share a genomic window:
- a CDS encoding HD domain-containing protein, producing MRAIVHYLSSLFILFIYGIQVCPFLESLSPTQLGVPMATALAVQWLLRGPLKQRWVESASYESQVRRQLTLDFILYAASGAVLTLYFTFIHQFPMESGFKVLVGFLILGFFAAVDLALEHERLLAEQLHAMEIETEAGATYFPVSQKLALFAAISASLMTTVLFLVINKDLLWLLDSAASVSLHDAQQSILKEFLFVALITLLHMLNVIRSYAGNLQFFFDTENRVLIRTNEGKLDGRVPVSTNDEFGVMAHQTNMMVRSIRKRTEEIQRTQDVAILGLATLAETRDNETGGHILRTQRYVRALAEHLQSDKRFTHLLTQTDIELLYKSAPLHDIGKVGIPDAILLKPGGLTEEEFEIMKTHAQLGSEAIQVAERELGSTSFLRYAREIAETHHEKWDGSGYPKGLKGEEIPLSGRLMAVSDVYDALISKRVYKSSFSHEKARRIIVEGHGTHFDPVLVDAFITIENQFMEIASQHKDGH from the coding sequence ATGCGGGCAATCGTTCACTACCTCTCATCACTGTTTATCCTGTTTATTTACGGGATTCAGGTCTGCCCCTTTCTTGAGTCCCTGTCACCGACCCAACTGGGGGTACCGATGGCTACCGCTCTGGCTGTGCAGTGGCTACTTCGTGGACCGCTGAAGCAGCGTTGGGTGGAGAGTGCGTCATATGAGTCACAGGTGCGACGTCAACTCACTCTCGACTTCATCCTCTATGCCGCGTCAGGTGCCGTTCTCACCCTTTACTTCACTTTTATCCACCAGTTTCCGATGGAGAGTGGGTTCAAGGTGCTGGTTGGTTTTCTCATCCTCGGTTTCTTTGCCGCCGTAGACCTTGCTCTGGAGCATGAACGTCTGCTGGCCGAACAGCTGCATGCTATGGAAATTGAGACCGAAGCCGGCGCCACTTACTTTCCTGTATCACAAAAGCTGGCACTGTTTGCCGCGATCTCTGCCTCTCTTATGACCACCGTCCTCTTCCTTGTCATTAATAAGGACCTGCTCTGGCTGTTGGACAGCGCTGCCAGTGTCTCTCTTCATGATGCCCAGCAATCGATACTCAAAGAGTTTCTGTTTGTTGCCCTGATTACTCTGCTACACATGCTCAATGTGATTCGCTCCTATGCGGGAAATCTGCAGTTCTTCTTTGATACCGAAAACCGCGTGCTGATTCGCACCAACGAAGGGAAGCTGGATGGTAGGGTACCGGTTAGCACCAATGACGAGTTTGGCGTCATGGCCCACCAGACCAACATGATGGTCCGGTCGATACGCAAAAGGACCGAGGAGATACAACGCACCCAGGATGTCGCCATACTGGGCCTTGCGACACTGGCCGAAACCCGCGACAACGAGACCGGCGGCCATATCCTGCGTACCCAGCGCTATGTACGCGCCCTGGCTGAGCATCTGCAAAGCGACAAGCGCTTCACTCATCTACTCACGCAGACAGATATTGAGTTGCTCTATAAATCAGCACCACTCCACGATATCGGCAAAGTCGGCATACCCGATGCCATCCTGCTGAAACCGGGGGGACTGACTGAGGAAGAGTTTGAGATTATGAAGACCCATGCCCAGCTTGGAAGTGAGGCGATTCAAGTGGCGGAGAGAGAGCTCGGCAGCACCTCGTTCTTGCGCTATGCACGGGAAATTGCCGAAACCCACCATGAAAAGTGGGATGGCAGCGGCTATCCAAAGGGGCTCAAAGGGGAAGAGATTCCATTATCCGGCCGCCTCATGGCAGTGTCGGATGTCTATGATGCATTGATCTCAAAACGCGTCTATAAATCGTCCTTTTCCCATGAAAAAGCTCGCAGAATCATCGTCGAAGGGCATGGCACTCATTTCGATCCAGTGTTAGTAGATGCCTTTATCACCATCGAAAACCAGTTTATGGAGATTGCCTCGCAGCACAAAGATGGGCACTAG
- a CDS encoding D-amino-acid transaminase, with protein MSRIVYVNGEFLAEEDAMVSIFDRGFLFADGVYEVSSVLCGKLIDNGAHMVRLHRSLNELEMDAPISDEEIEAIQHELVARNGVDEGMIYLQVTRGAADRDFAYPKGATPTLVIFTQAKQVVDIPQVETGISVITTGDIRWRRRDIKTVGLLAPSMAKMAAKKAGADDAWMVEDGFITEGTSNNAYIVTTDGTLITRQLGSEILHGITRRAVLKLAAESGIAIEERPFSVEEALAASEAFITSATTFVMPVTSIDGHKIGSGNPGELTLRLRQLYIDMALKEAESLCK; from the coding sequence ATGAGTAGAATAGTCTATGTTAACGGAGAGTTTCTGGCGGAAGAGGATGCCATGGTCTCCATCTTCGACCGAGGCTTTCTCTTTGCCGACGGTGTCTACGAAGTCTCCTCCGTGCTTTGTGGCAAGTTGATCGACAATGGTGCCCACATGGTACGTCTGCACCGTTCACTCAATGAGCTGGAGATGGACGCTCCAATCTCTGATGAGGAGATTGAAGCGATACAGCATGAACTGGTCGCCCGCAACGGAGTGGACGAAGGAATGATCTATCTACAGGTCACCCGGGGTGCAGCGGATCGTGATTTCGCCTACCCAAAGGGCGCTACCCCCACCCTTGTGATATTCACCCAGGCCAAACAGGTGGTTGATATCCCACAAGTTGAAACGGGTATTAGCGTAATCACTACCGGAGATATTCGCTGGCGCCGCCGGGATATCAAAACGGTGGGATTACTCGCACCCTCCATGGCCAAAATGGCGGCCAAAAAAGCTGGAGCGGATGATGCGTGGATGGTGGAGGATGGATTCATCACTGAGGGCACCTCAAACAACGCCTATATTGTCACCACTGACGGCACCCTGATCACCCGCCAGCTGGGCTCGGAGATACTCCACGGCATCACTCGAAGGGCGGTGTTGAAACTTGCCGCCGAGAGTGGAATAGCGATCGAGGAGCGTCCCTTCAGCGTAGAAGAGGCCCTTGCCGCCAGTGAGGCGTTTATCACCTCCGCCACCACCTTTGTCATGCCGGTCACCTCGATTGATGGCCACAAGATAGGTAGTGGCAACCCCGGTGAGCTGACCTTGCGTTTGCGCCAACTCTACATTGATATGGCATTAAAGGAAGCGGAGTCCCTTTGCAAGTAG
- a CDS encoding FAD:protein FMN transferase: MNRLYRYLLILLLTVVSIGCSPTPTVHKQELYVFGTLVSISAYTTDKQGFEQAVDAVDASFQRMHRDWHGWKGEGELVQLNRAIATGEARRVDPFLLPLIKQAKLFSEQSLGLFNPAIGHLISLWGFHRDEPPSGAPPTRQEIGRLLQDAPVMGDLLISGNRVSSRNRRVNIDLGAFAKGYALQLAIKQLAGHGITHTIVNAGGDLCVAGSRGDRPWRIGVRHPQGQGVIASMEAADGECVLTSGNYERYREYQQVRYAHIIDPRSGYPVEHVVSATVVAKNGALADAAATALSVAGPSQWLEVSRNMGLKQVMLVDEKGRIYLTPEMRGRVAFQEKPDEIIIGVGVK; the protein is encoded by the coding sequence GTGAATCGATTGTACCGCTACCTCCTCATACTTCTGCTTACTGTTGTCTCTATTGGGTGTAGTCCGACGCCGACGGTCCATAAGCAGGAGCTCTATGTTTTTGGCACCCTGGTTAGCATTAGCGCCTATACCACCGATAAACAGGGCTTTGAGCAGGCGGTGGATGCCGTCGATGCCTCTTTTCAACGGATGCACCGGGACTGGCACGGCTGGAAAGGGGAAGGGGAACTGGTGCAGCTCAACCGCGCTATCGCCACGGGTGAAGCACGGCGTGTCGATCCCTTTCTTCTGCCCCTGATCAAACAAGCAAAACTGTTTTCGGAGCAGAGTCTGGGGCTTTTTAATCCCGCCATTGGCCACCTCATCTCTCTGTGGGGATTTCATCGTGACGAGCCACCATCAGGAGCACCCCCTACACGGCAGGAGATAGGTCGGCTTCTACAGGATGCACCGGTAATGGGTGATCTGTTGATCAGCGGCAACAGGGTGAGTAGCCGCAATCGCCGGGTAAATATCGACCTGGGGGCGTTTGCCAAGGGCTATGCCCTGCAACTTGCCATCAAGCAACTTGCCGGCCACGGCATCACCCATACCATCGTCAATGCCGGAGGTGATCTCTGTGTTGCGGGCAGTCGTGGTGACCGTCCTTGGCGTATCGGTGTTCGTCATCCTCAAGGCCAGGGGGTAATCGCCTCCATGGAGGCTGCCGATGGTGAATGTGTGCTGACTTCCGGCAACTATGAGCGTTACCGTGAGTATCAACAGGTGCGCTATGCTCATATCATCGATCCACGCAGTGGTTATCCGGTAGAGCATGTCGTATCAGCCACGGTGGTGGCCAAAAATGGTGCTCTGGCCGATGCGGCGGCAACCGCACTCAGTGTGGCCGGGCCATCACAGTGGCTTGAGGTCTCCAGAAACATGGGGCTTAAGCAGGTGATGCTGGTGGATGAGAAGGGGCGTATCTATCTGACACCGGAGATGCGGGGGCGTGTCGCTTTTCAGGAGAAGCCGGATGAGATTATTATTGGCGTGGGTGTCAAATAG
- a CDS encoding isochorismatase family cysteine hydrolase, which yields MNWKTDYRSFYYKNAPEPPDLSLPVNETALLSIDVQNTYMTPPDDPEERVRWAPFHKRMHEIVIPATAELQNRFRQHGMDVLHARIACLLENGEDRSLSQKKPGWNYLLLPKDGEDAQIVSELAPREGEIVVTKTTDSALTGTNLRLVLHNMGIKNVVLTGIFTDQCISSTVRSLADESFNVILVEDCCAAGTDELHQKELEILNMIYCHVISSKELVSIVGL from the coding sequence ATGAACTGGAAAACTGACTACCGCTCTTTCTACTACAAGAATGCTCCTGAGCCACCGGATTTGTCTCTGCCGGTTAATGAAACCGCGCTGCTGAGTATCGATGTTCAGAATACTTACATGACACCACCGGATGATCCAGAGGAGCGGGTACGCTGGGCGCCATTTCATAAGCGTATGCATGAGATCGTCATTCCGGCGACTGCCGAACTGCAGAATCGTTTTCGACAACATGGCATGGATGTACTGCATGCACGTATTGCCTGCTTGCTTGAGAATGGAGAAGACCGCTCACTCAGCCAGAAAAAACCGGGGTGGAACTATCTGCTATTACCGAAGGATGGGGAGGATGCCCAGATCGTTTCGGAACTCGCACCGCGAGAAGGTGAGATCGTCGTCACCAAGACCACAGACAGCGCTCTCACCGGGACCAACTTGCGCCTGGTGCTCCACAACATGGGCATAAAAAATGTGGTACTCACCGGTATATTTACCGATCAGTGTATCTCATCAACCGTGCGCAGCTTGGCGGATGAAAGTTTCAACGTCATCCTGGTTGAGGATTGTTGTGCGGCGGGAACAGATGAACTCCACCAAAAAGAGCTGGAGATCCTTAATATGATCTATTGTCATGTTATCAGCAGCAAAGAGCTGGTGAGTATCGTGGGTCTTTAG
- a CDS encoding TusE/DsrC/DsvC family sulfur relay protein: MQALEVNGITIPLNSEGYLESFSDWSEDVAQVMADIDELKLIDCHWVAINYLREFYHEYEVPPSDRLMIKSVGKKISEYGCTKKKLNEIFPKGGCKHACRLAGLPASYCHSC; the protein is encoded by the coding sequence ATGCAAGCGCTGGAAGTCAACGGAATCACTATCCCTCTAAACAGTGAGGGTTACTTGGAAAGTTTTTCAGACTGGAGTGAAGATGTCGCTCAAGTCATGGCTGATATAGATGAACTGAAACTAATTGATTGCCACTGGGTGGCGATCAATTATTTAAGGGAATTTTATCATGAATATGAGGTGCCACCGTCAGACCGTCTGATGATTAAAAGTGTCGGGAAAAAGATCAGTGAATATGGGTGCACCAAAAAAAAATTAAATGAGATTTTCCCGAAGGGCGGTTGTAAACATGCCTGCCGCCTGGCCGGTCTTCCGGCGTCATACTGCCACTCCTGCTAA
- the ung gene encoding uracil-DNA glycosylase, whose product MFNIKTALNPGWKRALKGEFEQPYIKQLERFLNDEYSAHKTIYPPRNELFSAFNSTPPEKVRVVIIGQDPYHGEGQAHGLCFSVRPGVRIPPSLRNIFKELHSDLGISTPEHGYLQSWTEQGVFLLNATLSVEAGAAGSHQKRGWESFTDAVIRHMNDHKEGLVFLLWGSYAQKKGAFIDTERHLVLTAPHPSPLSAHRGFLGCGHFSSINHYLSDKGEKPIDWSLPPSPSQAVAGQGRLQLE is encoded by the coding sequence ATGTTCAATATCAAAACAGCACTCAACCCCGGTTGGAAGCGAGCCCTTAAAGGTGAGTTCGAGCAACCCTACATTAAGCAGTTAGAGCGTTTTCTTAACGACGAGTACAGTGCCCACAAAACCATTTACCCCCCACGTAATGAGCTCTTCTCCGCCTTCAACTCCACTCCGCCGGAAAAGGTGCGGGTAGTAATCATCGGGCAGGACCCCTACCATGGCGAAGGCCAGGCCCACGGGCTCTGCTTCTCCGTTCGCCCCGGTGTCCGCATACCCCCCTCTCTCAGGAACATCTTCAAGGAGTTACACTCTGATCTCGGCATCAGTACGCCGGAGCATGGCTATCTCCAGTCCTGGACGGAACAGGGAGTGTTCCTTCTCAACGCCACTCTTTCTGTTGAGGCGGGAGCCGCCGGCTCACACCAGAAGAGGGGGTGGGAGAGTTTCACCGACGCCGTGATCCGGCATATGAATGATCACAAGGAGGGATTGGTATTTCTCCTCTGGGGCAGTTATGCACAGAAAAAGGGAGCATTTATAGATACTGAGCGGCACCTGGTCCTCACCGCACCCCACCCCTCGCCCCTTTCGGCCCACCGGGGCTTTCTCGGGTGTGGTCACTTCTCCAGCATCAACCACTACCTCTCTGACAAGGGTGAAAAGCCGATTGATTGGTCGCTGCCACCCTCCCCTTCACAGGCGGTAGCCGGTCAAGGCCGGTTGCAACTGGAGTGA
- a CDS encoding cyclic nucleotide-binding domain-containing protein, with amino-acid sequence MKAVDSTASSLNDMELMGSGDAYKETLCEIIEALPLLANFSSTEVKLLANYMLAYRVCQGTTIFEEGSRDRFMAFVSSGHLQVYKEGEPGEQHELATVRPGMSIGEMSLLDNQPHSATVIASEETELLVLSGEKFQKLEEKFPHLAFKMLWIISLMLSNRLRKTSGILVDYLG; translated from the coding sequence ATGAAAGCGGTGGACTCTACAGCATCATCACTTAATGATATGGAGCTTATGGGAAGTGGCGACGCCTACAAGGAGACACTGTGCGAGATCATTGAAGCCTTGCCCCTGCTTGCCAATTTCAGCAGCACAGAAGTAAAATTGCTTGCTAACTATATGCTTGCCTATCGCGTATGCCAGGGGACTACGATTTTTGAGGAGGGGAGTAGGGACCGCTTTATGGCATTTGTCTCATCCGGCCACTTGCAGGTATACAAAGAGGGAGAGCCGGGGGAGCAGCACGAACTGGCAACCGTTCGTCCCGGCATGTCTATCGGCGAGATGAGTCTGCTGGATAATCAGCCCCACTCCGCCACTGTCATCGCATCTGAGGAGACGGAGCTGCTGGTACTGTCAGGCGAGAAGTTTCAAAAGTTGGAGGAAAAATTCCCCCACCTCGCCTTCAAAATGTTGTGGATTATCTCCCTTATGCTGAGCAACCGTCTGAGAAAGACCAGTGGGATATTGGTGGATTATCTAGGTTAG
- a CDS encoding GMP reductase: MRIEDDIKLDYSDVLLKPKRSTLTSRKEVILEREIAFYHSPRVWRGIPIMTANMTSCGTFEMARILAPHRIITTFHKYYDIDDYLAFFEVYDNPDYIAYTLGIREGDLTQLDAMIETKLINNFSFICLDVPNGYLERFLEVIQHVRGRCPKHIIIAGNVVSNEMTEEIILNGADIVKVGIGPGSACTTRLMTGVGYPQLSAVIECADAAHGISNDQGYGLIIADGGLNTPGDIGKAFCGGADFIMSGSQFSGYEQSGGDTVERGGRLYKEYFGSSSNKAMKEFYGKKDLHRATEGRYTLIPHKGDLEDFLQDLFGSLRSTATYIGAKKLKEFPKRATFIRTNRQLNTIYEQYEAKE; encoded by the coding sequence ATGAGAATAGAAGACGATATCAAGCTCGATTACTCTGATGTTCTGCTCAAGCCCAAGCGCAGCACTCTCACCTCTCGCAAAGAGGTGATACTTGAGCGGGAGATCGCTTTTTATCACTCACCGCGGGTGTGGCGGGGCATACCCATTATGACCGCAAATATGACCAGTTGCGGCACCTTCGAGATGGCGCGGATACTCGCTCCTCACCGGATCATCACCACCTTCCACAAATACTACGATATCGATGATTATCTGGCGTTCTTTGAGGTCTACGACAACCCCGACTATATCGCCTACACACTGGGAATCAGGGAGGGGGATCTGACGCAGTTGGATGCGATGATCGAGACGAAGCTGATCAACAACTTCTCTTTTATCTGCCTGGATGTGCCCAACGGTTATCTGGAAAGGTTTCTGGAGGTGATTCAGCATGTGAGGGGACGTTGTCCAAAGCACATCATCATCGCCGGTAATGTGGTCTCCAACGAGATGACCGAGGAGATCATTCTCAACGGTGCGGATATCGTCAAGGTGGGCATAGGCCCCGGTTCTGCCTGCACCACCCGGCTGATGACCGGCGTTGGTTACCCACAACTCAGTGCCGTGATCGAGTGCGCCGATGCCGCCCACGGCATCTCCAATGATCAGGGGTACGGGTTGATTATTGCTGATGGCGGCCTCAATACACCGGGTGATATCGGCAAAGCGTTCTGCGGTGGTGCAGACTTTATTATGTCCGGCTCTCAGTTCTCCGGTTACGAGCAGTCGGGAGGTGATACGGTGGAGCGGGGCGGTAGGCTCTACAAGGAGTATTTCGGTTCTTCATCGAACAAGGCGATGAAAGAGTTTTACGGCAAAAAGGATCTTCACCGAGCTACGGAGGGACGTTATACCCTGATCCCCCACAAGGGTGATCTGGAGGACTTTCTCCAGGACCTCTTCGGCTCCCTGCGCAGCACCGCTACCTACATCGGCGCCAAAAAGCTCAAGGAGTTCCCCAAGCGGGCCACCTTCATCCGTACCAACCGCCAGTTGAATACCATCTACGAGCAGTACGAAGCGAAGGAGTGA
- a CDS encoding GFA family protein — translation MTEKHQGSCHCGAVRFSYTGEPITDGLRCNCSICARKGAVMSSEIITPENLNIEAKEGALGLYQFGDKTAKHFFCKECGIYPFHQTVRKPGHYRVNIGCIDGVDPLSLEVDVFDGKHLL, via the coding sequence ATGACTGAAAAACATCAAGGAAGTTGTCATTGTGGAGCCGTCCGCTTCTCCTATACCGGGGAGCCCATCACTGACGGGCTGCGCTGTAACTGCTCAATCTGCGCAAGAAAGGGGGCGGTAATGTCCTCGGAGATCATCACTCCGGAAAATCTCAACATCGAGGCAAAGGAGGGCGCTCTTGGGCTCTATCAGTTTGGTGACAAAACAGCCAAACACTTCTTCTGCAAAGAGTGTGGCATCTACCCCTTCCACCAGACGGTAAGAAAGCCCGGTCACTACCGGGTAAACATTGGCTGTATCGATGGCGTTGATCCACTCTCACTGGAGGTGGATGTTTTCGATGGTAAGCACCTGCTCTGA